CAGTAGAGATTCTAACAGATCATCGACGATTGTGTTACCTCCTAACTGATTCCTAGACACCAAGCAATCATCAGGTTTTCGAGGTTTCCCACCTCTACTTCTAATAACTGATACCTACTagtcttcataaaaaaaaattcacgGTTCTGCGAACTTACCTCCATCCTTGAGAAATCTGCTACCACGATTGCAAGAGCATTTCTAAACCGCATCATTTGCAGACATAATACCCCTGACGTATTTGTCTCCGATAACGGTACAGAATTCAATAACTTGTCACAGTCTGCGGCAGACCTAAAGAAAGTTAACGTGTTACCCTTTGGACCACAGGCTAACGGCACTAATGAGAGACTTAACAGAACAACCCTTAACATGCTAAGTACTTCCTTATCTTCCGCCAGTTCAGACTGGGATGTGTGTGTCCCTGTCATTCAGATGACAATTAAAAACACCTATCATAGCACCGTTTCATCGTCTACGGCAAAGACAGATACTTACCATATGAACTATTACACCAATGACCAGAGCTTGTTTATGATTTTGTCATCATTAGGAAGAGATATAAAGCTAGAGATTTATAAAGTCACACGACAACACCTGCAAATAGAAAGGGATAAGATTATTGCTCAGCAGCACAAGCTGGCACGATGATAGGATTTAGACCGGGAGCCCGGGGTGGACAGCCCGCCTGAAAAGCGGTCAAATTTTCTTgcctatactaatatatatataaggacttaGGTTTCCAGGATGTGGGCGTCTGGTGTGGCATTACTGGTGGGTGTGGCCATGAGGGCCACATGATTGGCACCCAAAAAATCAGCCAGGTTATTCCAAAAGCGTACCATTTGAAATTACCCCAGATTTGATGATACCTGTCCCCAAACACATACCATGCATCTGTCAGATATTTTGGATGGGGAGCGTGGTCAGACAGACAAAATTAGTGGCTTCATAAAAATGGGCTAGGGTGGCTCAAGCACGTACCAAATGATAACGGACTAATATACGCTGAGAAGCAGTATTACAGCACTGTCAATCAACCTGGTAATGTTCTGATTATACAAGAAAAGAATACAGGTATATGTAATGTTATGCTATTACTATATCACAAGTATTAGAATAAGATAGGAAAAATAATGTTGCCAATGCAAAATACAGAAGttaattaaaatattttaaacaaaaagacttaatacacacatacacacacacaaacacaaaaacacacatatatatatttattaactttTCACGTTTATCAATAACCATCAGTACAGACTAGAGCATTTATTATTTGGAAGTCACAAATTCCAAATTAATTACATACACCACCAATATTACAATGACAGAAGCTCAGGCAAGTCATTGAGGATACTGAACTATCGTGCCCGTAGTGCACAGCATTAAATTCATGGCAGACACGCACATCACCAAATAAATTAAACTGAAATCCATCATAGCAACACCTAATATGCAAACCGTTCAATAAAGGATCATAGGTATGTATATCATTTGATAAAgccatatacatacttataatataGAAAGCCAATGGCTTTACCGGAATGAGAGAGTGTAGCAGTTGATGTACGTGAGCTACATTTATATGATTCCGACCATTGTTTGTGGATTTAGGAAAATTTACTTTCGTTCCTTGGGCAATATTTTATCGTTAACGTTTCGCCCATAAACCCCTTcagatgagaaggagaataacTACCTTTTCCAGCCCTACACATTTATGTTCATAGGGTGTTTAATATAACAGTAcgatttaaaaatatttttaaatattgtcATGAAATCATGGGAAATAAGATCTAACTTGTTGAAATGTTTCGCGCAAGGTACAACACATAGTACCTGAAATTATAATAAATGCCTCATGTTTAAATTATTAAGAAATGGGTATCATGCATAACGAGCAATTCTGTGCAAATTATCTGATCATACCCGCAACAAACAGGACAAATTCTAGCCAATGAAAACCTCAGTaaatgaccatttttttttttaactgttcaCTCGGCTACAAAATACctccaatgtgtgtgtgtctatccaatGTGAGAGAAGGCATACGTGtgaaatattgatatattgaaaGCTGGCTGAAAGTTTTAAAATTTGCAAAATACATTTATCACCAGAAATACTACCACATCGAGGACATATGACGGTGAAGTTTAAAAGCGGAGCCGCGACATTACAAGGTTAGTACGATTTAAATTGACAATAACGAGAACCGGCTAATTAGACACATAAACTGCAcgaaaaacaaatattaaaatatttaatCATCTGTAATGAAcacaacattaatgaaaataattaacagTTTGACATAAGTTCGTTTTATATTGCTTAAATCACCATTGATTTGATGTACAGTCACAGGGCGCGCAACTGATTTAGACTAAAAGCATTAGTAGTAACATAGGATTATTTAATTTAAGCTGCGCGACCTTAAGATGACTTCCACGGCATTATGGAAGTAACCACTGAAACGTTCATAAATTCCAACTTACATATTACGGAAAGTAAGAATAATTAACTATTTCCTTTTTGACATTAATCGTCACTAAGGTCTGCAAACTCCCAAAAGCGTTGAAGGTTTATCTGGGAGTGACGACATCCGCATCGGTCACGGACAGCAGTGATCGCTTGACAAGTTTCATTTATAAAGTCGCATATTAATTGTTTTAGCAGCTATGTTAAAGTCTtaagtttttaaaaatatttcaaacTTAAATCAGAAATAGAAAATGCATTTAGGGATGGTTAGAATTTCTTGTGTTTCTTGATCGAATTCCAATAATTCTTCACGAGCGAGGCACACAAAAAATGCGTTGAAATCGTCTAACAAATGAAAACTAGAGGTCATAGTTGTTCTTACAAcctgcatctacacacacacatacataaatgaatttgtgtgtaggtttgtgcatatacacatatgtatatgtttatgtatttgtgtatgtgtatgtgtgtatatatgtatatgtgtataaatatgtatataaatactcatacacacacacacacacacacacacacacacacacacacacacacacacacacacatatatatatatatatatgtatatatatatatatatatatatatatatatatatatatatatatatatatatatgtatatattatttatattcatttgtttattcaggtattatatgtgtgtgtatatatatatatatatatatatatatatatatatatatatatatatatatatatatgtatatatatagatagatagatagatagatagatagatagatataggtttatatttatacatgtatatatgtatacgtgtatatatatatatatatatatatatatatatatatatatatatatatatatatgtatgtatgtatatgtatatatatgtatatatatacatatatatatatatatatatatatatatatccataattctttatctgtttatgtattcatatatatatatatgtatctatatataaacatatatatatacatacatacatacatatatatatatatatatatatatatatatatatatatatatgtatatttatattaatttattcgtatatatatgtatatatatatatacatatatatttatttatatatatataaatatatatatatatataatatatatatatatatatatatatatatatatatatatatatatatatatatatatgtgtgtgtgtgtgtgtgtgtgtgtgtgtgtgtgtgtgtgtgtgtgtgtgtgtgtatgtgtgtgtgtgtgtttatgtgtgtttatgtgtgtgtgtgtgtgtgtgtgtgtgtgtgtgtgtgtgtgtgtgtgtgtgtttgtgtgtgtgtgtttgtgtgtgtgtgtgtgtgtgtgtgtgtgtgtgtgtgtgtgtgtgtgtgtgtgtgtgtgtacacacacacataaacacacacacacacacacacacacacacacacacacacacatatatatatacatatatttgtatatatatatatatatatatatatatatatatatatatatacatatatatttatgaacacacacgcacacacacacacacacacacacacacacacacacacacacacacacacacacacacacacatacatatatatatatatatatatatatatatacatatatatatatatatatatatatatatatatatatatatatatatatatatatatatatatatatatatatatatacacacacatatatatatatatacatatacatatatatatatatatatatatagacacatatacataatatgtatatacatatacatagtatatatatatacacatatacatatatatatgcatatatatatatatatatacataatatacatatacatacatacatatatatatataaatatatatatatatatatatatatatatatatatatatatacatatacatatacatatacatatacatatacatatacataaacatatatatatatatatatatatatatatatatatatatacacacacacacacacacacacacacacacacacacacacacacacacacacacacacacacacatatatgtatgtatgtatgtatctgcgtgtgtgtatatgtgtgtaagtatttacgtacacctttataaatatatatcaatactgcTTCGAAAACCTCTAATTTTATCCCATTTAGACTTCAGTTGCCATCTGGCGATGGCAAACGTCAGGGCAACGAGAAAGACGTGTGTGAACGAAGGTGCGACGGAAACAAAATTCATAAAAGTTCTTACAAATCTaacatatggatatgcatatcaatatttcATACCCGGTTTAGAAATATATAAACTACACTGCCGTTGCTGTTAATGAATTACCCTTGCCTAAACCGATAGAGAACCATTGTCTGTCTAGTTCCTTTTTCATCACTATTagctttattttgcttttaacataTTCGATATAAAATATGTAGATTAGGGATATATGAGTAGTTCTCGTGCGAGAaatgaattgaaagagagagaaagagagggggagagagaaagggagagggagagagtctcacacatatacacagaggaagagagagaaaggtctcacacaaacacaatcacatacacataggtttgtgcatatacacatatgtgagagagagagacagacagacagagagagagattgaaaggggggagggataatgaGATGGTTGCCACTGTGAAATGAGAAATCCAACTTAACTCCACTTTCGTATAGTGAATCTAAGCTTCTCGTGATACGGGAACAACTTAGGGACGCTATATGAGGGCGCACTTTACTCCCTTGGACACATCTAGTTAAAATCCTGTTCCAATTCGAATGGTAGAGGGTAGGGCTCCAGAATCCTGCGTAGGCTCGACTTGTAACGGAGCGGAAAGTTATTAAAAATTATTGTAAGTCAGCTTACTTAAAacttaaaaagataattatgcacatacacacatataaataaatgaatatatatacatacatacatacatacatacatacatatatatatatatatatatatatatatatatatatatatatatatatatatatatatttacatgcatatatacgtatatatataatacgctgAATTCGTGAAACTGTGCTTAGTGgactaaagtaaaagaaaacgttTAATGAGATAAGCTATGTTACTAAagcataaaagaacaaaaaatataatatcaaaTCAATGAAAATGGTTAGAAATATAAATTCCAAGACCTAAGAAACCGAAAGATAAAACGAGAAGGACAAATCAAGTAGATGGATTCGGCGTGCACAACATACAAACCACgaagacaatgaaaaaagaacatACGATTGTGTTCATTACAACTCTCCTTTGAACTCGATCCTCAAAGAGAACTTCAACATCCAGCCACGGATTTCGTCAATGAGGGGAGGATTTGTTTGTTCTGCTGGACATCAACACTCCGCCGTGCTGTCTGGATGTAGGCCTAGATGGTAAGTGGTTTCAGGATGAATCTAGGATTTGGTCAAAATGAGGAATCGATTCTTTGGCTCGAACATAGGAGATAGGTGGAGTAAAAAGTCGAGATACCAATCTTTCATGCGGGAAGTCAAGCTGTCCTACATTTcgctctcttgcacacacacgcgcgtacacacacatacacacaccacacacataaattataggtgtgtatatatctactcaTTCTTTATGCTGGCACATATGAGTTGTTACTAAAAAAAAGTATGGATGTTTCCTAACCGGCGACGCACCTGCAAAGGGTCGTCACAAGAAGATAAAATGTAGCAGTGAGCCCCAGCGAGCGGCAGTTGCGTCTCGCCTCCCGCAGCGATCACTGCAATACCCGGTCGCTCCCTGGCCGAGCAGACGCGGCGAGGGCCAAGTCGGCTTCACGAGATCGTCATGCGCGCGCAGAGCTCGCTTCGTGAAAATTGTAAATTTCACGGCATGGAGCGAGACCGGCCACGTTTTGAGGTAAAAGTATCAGTTATTCAGCTTCTTACAATATTCACATGGTATAGAACGTTATATAATTCCTATTTCTAGAAGTCAAATTATGTCAGTTTTGGCAAGGAAGGGCATGTacatagatattatgtatatatgtatgtgtgtatatatatatatatagatgtatatatatatatatatatatatatatatatatatatatatatatatatatatagatgtatacacacacacacacacacacacacacacacacacacacacacacacacacatatatatatatatatatatatatatatatatatatatatatatatatatatatatgtgtgtgtgtgtgtgtgtgtgtgtgtgtgtgtatgtgtgtgtgtgtgtgtgtgtgtgtatgtgtgtgtgtgtgtgtgtgtgtgtgtgtgtgtgtatgtgtgcatgtttgaatgtatttatgggtgtatatatatatatacacacacacacacacacacacacacacatatatatatatatatatatatatatatgtatatatatatacatatatatatatatatatatatatatatatatatatatatatatatatatatatattcatacatatacaaacacacacacacatatatacacacatataattatacacacatctatatgtgtaaatgtatatatatacataaatacatctatacatttagatttatgcgtctatctatctacatatatatgaacatttatatgtatatgtatatatatatatttgtgtgtgtgtgtgtgtgtgtgtttatatgtatatatatatatatacaaacatacatatacatatatatgtatacatcggtatatatatatgtatatatatatgtatatatatatatatatatttatatatgcatatatttatatacatttgtatatatatatgcatgtatatatgtataaatgtaaatatatacacaaatttgtatatatatatatttacatatttatctatctttatatatatatacatatatatgtatgtatgcatatatatgtatatacacctacatatatacctacatatatatatatatatatatatatgtatatatatgtatatatatataatatgcatatacatatatacacacatatatgtgtatgtgtgttttatttatacatacccacatatatataatataatgtaatatatatatatatatatatatatatatatatatatatatatatatatatatatataagtgtgtgtgtgtgtgtgtatgcatttatgagtgccttcctatgaatatatatatatatatatatatatatatatatatatatatatatatatatatatatatatatatattgcgtgtgatACATTGTTAGAATTAGACCTGCCCTCCCTTGCAATGCTATTAGTAAACACTTTACCGCGGGTATTTCAATGATCAAACATAAATAGCCATTTTCGAGTGAAGCCTATTTTGCTGAGGAAGAGATGAGTATTTTGGGTTTTGCATCTTAGAATACAGCTGACATTAGCATATGAACTGCGTCAGGTTATTAGCCGAACATGAATTTATCCATGGAAAGTTATCGTATCTACCATCTTCACAGGTGACCAGCAAGGAACGAGCTGGAAGAGAATATGAATGACCTAATATGATGGAAACCGAAAGCTGAGATATGCAGAGCCAAGGAGCTTCAGAGGAAAAAAGGTATGAGGAATCACAGCTAAGTACGAGTTCTTGATTAGCCTTTGAAATTAACCGGGTTTCGTTTTCCTTGCTATGATTCttaacataacaatatatatatatatataataaaataaatggattATACTGAGTCAACGCTCCTTATCCCAATTAGATACTTAAATAGCTATTCACTGCTGGGATGTCTTGTCTTATATTGGATTTTCTTAGCTAATCGTAAtgtcttctcttatttttatagTGTGATTATAAATACGACAGTGCTAATCAATATTAATCTTAATATCAACAGAAAGTTTATAGTGGTGTAGGAGTGACCTTTTCTGTGTGTGCCTTGCttcctttcctgttttctctctcttttcggctGTGTGAAAAGCTTTCTTCGATATTCTACGAGCGAATGCCACAACTTTTGTCTACCTCGAAGCGAAAAGCGCGTTTCGGAGAATCACCTTAACCGCCGTAATCTGTGCTTCTAGTTTAATTTCCGCATTCGGTTTAGTAATCGTCATTTTCTGTCATTTGTGTCGAGCAAATTTTCATTTTTGAAAGTTGTTTCGATTCAGCAAGTGTCGACTCTATATTCATTTGTCACAATTTCATATAAAGATTTATGATCTATCATTGGTTATCCTCATGCATTACTTAATCTTCATCttcaaagtaataaaaatatctatatataaacatatgtatatacacacatgcacatatatacatataaatatgtatgtatctatctatacatatatataatctcggTTCGACACATTTAAATTTCATTCTCCATGTGGTACAGTATACTTTATTCAACTTTTTGACGATTAACTGAGCTTGTTCCTTAGCTTGTAAGACAATAGTAATGTGCACAAGATAAGAATGTTCAGCCATTATACTGCAGATTTCTTCAGAAGCTTAAAACTTTTCAGTAACTGATGTCGCCGCTACTCATAGTTGCtatagcatgcatatatatatatatatatatatatatatatatatatatatatatatatatatatatatatatatatttatcctgtttaaagctaatgtatatatattttcattattacctatTAGCTCCTACAACTGCCCCTCCTGCGGCACCTTCATGGAGTTACGAGGGTGAAGGAGGTAAATATCAGCTGATGGCATTACTGTATTTCGTGCAGGCAAAGGTACTTGTAACACAGGTAGCGCCACTCCGTCGTCATGGAAATTCTAGTTGGCAAGTGCTGAGCTTAACACCACCTCGTCACCTTTGTTCACTGCAAATATCAACagttttttctataattttttaaCATTGTTTTTGCTGAATAATTTAAAAAGATACTGACAATTAAATATCACATAGACAGGGTCAAATGATGTTATCCCATTTAGCCAGTAAATTTGCACTGTGAGATATCAAATATAGTTATGTACTGATTACTATTTGTAAAATTTGCTCAATATTATCACAATAACCAGAAATATAATCATAAGTCCCATCTTTGATTTACAGTTACAGAACTCATAACATTAACAGCACTGAGAATATTCTTGGGAAAGCACTTTTGGGTTAAACGAAGGTTTCACTACCTGTGTTATGTGTAACTTGTGCGGACAAAAATACGAATGAATTGAAGAACTCGACATGGTTTGAACACGAAATTTACTCTGCTATAAATTTGTAATTAGAATCCTAACTGAGAAGACAGTTTGTCATCgatgtaaaatatttttttccgcgTCTTCGTCAGGTCCCGAGAACTGGGCGACGCTGTTTCCCAATTACTGTGCTGGCAGCAGTCAGTCCCCGATCGCCTTGAATGGACTCGAAGCCACTATTAAGAGCTCTTCCGACGCTTGGGTGCTGGACAAATACGACACCGTCCCTGATGATCTCAAGATCGAAAACAATGGACATTCAGGTTTTATTACGACTTTTATCCCATGTTAACAATAGGGCCGGTGCCAATTATGTCTCTGATTCATGAGATTTTGAAGGGCAGTCTCTAACCAGTTCCTGAAATTAAAAATAACCAGACAAATATCGAATAATCAATTTTGGCTACGATTGTTTTCCCTACAATTATATCTAGAGTTGATTAAATGTGGGTTAATAATTTCATGTGGAAGTGATAGCAATGTTAACAATCAACTTTCCATCTTGATAGATGTTAAGATAGACTTGACAATTTGTATAAAAGATCCAGAAATGTAGTTCTTTTGACCTTAAAGTGAGCCATTGTTGCAGTTTCTGAAGGcctgttttcctttcctcttccagccAAGGTTGCATGGACCATCACAGACGTCGCGGAGCTCCCCTCAATCAGCGGCGGAGAGTTGGGAGGCCAATACACTTTCGCCCAGTTTCACTTCCACTGGGGCAGCGTCAGCACACAGGGATCCGAGCACACCCTCAATGGGGTCGCGTAAGTtaaagaaggaagtgaaaaatTCGGACTCTACCATGTATTGACATATGCCACGTCTACATTACCTACGTGCTTCCTCTCCGTCCAGATACGCTGCCGAGCTTCATCTAGTGCACTTCAAGACTGAGTATGGGTCCCTCACCGAAGCGGTCGCGCACGATGACGGCCTTGCTGTGTTGGGCATTATGCTCCTGGGCGGTCTGGTCGACAATCCCAGTCTCACGCCAATCATCGAAGGGCTTGCCACTATTCCGAATTCAGGTGTGTACGTGGCCGTCTTTTGAGGTAATAGTCGGCACCTAATGAGAAATGTCTTTCCTAACACATTATTTTTTGATAGATCAAAACTATAACTATTTATTGAGTTGAAAAACCAACAAAATTCAGGCTGCAACATCCTGCAATATATATGTGACTGCTATATTAGCCTTGGAAATGAAGGAAGTCTAACATTTAAGCAACTATTATTTGGTAATATATCGCGCTGTGCAGAACTTCTCTTGCAGTCCAAATACTCATCTCTGGATTCTATACTCACCTTGCATTACGATTCAACTCGCCTTTGGTTTGTAGGTGACGAAGAACACCTGTCAACGATGTTCCCCCTCCAAGACCTCCTGCCGCCGGACACCAACACTTTCTACAGGTACTCAGGTTCCTTGACAACTCCCACCTGCAATGAGGTCGTCACCTGGACTGTCTTCCGAGAGCCCATAAGCATTTCCGAGAATCAGGTCAGTGGGAcaatcttatataaaaaaaactacaaatacTAACTctcataatgatgaatattaaagGTATAGCTATTATTTATCACTGATAATGATTTATAGTGCCGattttatgataatgctaatcatatgaAGTATGACGATTATAACGATCACCagttcagcattattatcattatatcaaaagcCAACACCATGTCATgaagtgtctttctctctcgcccagcTTGAGGAATTCCGCAAGCTTCTCGGAGATCACGACCACCACATTGAAGACAACTACCGCCCTGTCCAGCCCATCAACGGCCGTACGGTGAGTTAGAAGAAAATAAGGGGAGGAAATGATTTGCCGGGGAAAGAAGGTCGAAACTCAGGCATAGTGGGACGGGCCATCACCTCATTTTCTCTCGAGAAATTCTTATTTGCCCAGACTGTGGACAAGTTTCTATACTTACTTGCCAAGTAAagggagaacttttttttttttcccctttttgggaaaaaaacccaaaaattttttaaaaattttttttttttaaaaaaattatttatttaaaaaaaaccaaaaaaaaaaaaaattttttttaaaaaaaaaaccccccccccccaaaaaaaagccaaaaaaaccccaaaaaaaaaacccccaaaaaattttttttaaataaattttaattttttcccttaatttttaaaaaaatttggttttttaaaaaaaaaaattttttaaaaaaaaaccccttccccaacaaaaaaaaaggttaaattcctttttttttttaaaaatttttttttttaaaaaaaaatttttttaaaaaattttttaaaaattttttttttaaaaaaaaaaattttttaaattttttaattttggggttttttatttattttttttttttttttttaaaaaatttaaaaaaaaaaaaattttttaaaaattttttaaaatttttttttaaaaaatttattttaaaaaaaattttaaaaaaattttttttaaaaatttaaaaaaaatttccaaaaaaaaccccacaaaaaaaaaattttttaaaaaaaaattttttttaaaaaataaaaaattttccaaaaaaacaaattttttttaaaaatttttttttggaaaattttttttttttaaaatttaaaattttttttaaaaaaaaaaaattttttaaaattaaaaaaaaaaaatttttttaaaatttttttaaatgtttttttttaaaaaaaaaattttttttcccttttttttaaaaaaaaatttttttttttaaaaaaaaaatttggggggaaaaaaaaaatttttttttttttaaatttttaaattattttaaaataaatttttttttttaaaaaatttttttaaattttttttttaaaaaaaaaaaaaaaaatttttaaaaaaaatttttttttaaaaa
The nucleotide sequence above comes from Penaeus vannamei isolate JL-2024 chromosome 6, ASM4276789v1, whole genome shotgun sequence. Encoded proteins:
- the LOC113803099 gene encoding carbonic anhydrase 1 translates to MQSQGASEEKRYEESQLTPTTAPPAAPSWSYEGEGGPENWATLFPNYCAGSSQSPIALNGLEATIKSSSDAWVLDKYDTVPDDLKIENNGHSAKVAWTITDVAELPSISGGELGGQYTFAQFHFHWGSVSTQGSEHTLNGVAYAAELHLVHFKTEYGSLTEAVAHDDGLAVLGIMLLGGLVDNPSLTPIIEGLATIPNSGDEEHLSTMFPLQDLLPPDTNTFYRYSGSLTTPTCNEVVTWTVFREPISISENQLEEFRKLLGDHDHHIEDNYRPVQPINGRTVS